One Bacteriovorax sp. PP10 DNA window includes the following coding sequences:
- a CDS encoding DUF72 domain-containing protein → MIYTGTAAWSIPKIAAEHFPIEGSQLERYSLRLNAVEINSSFYKDHKAKSYKRWADSTPDNFRFSVKLHKRFTHECNLEIEEVDLMENLKDISALGEKWGVLLLQFPKSQDFDLDHMKIFYRTIRKVFKGPVALEARNLSWMSAESVSLMKQYHISKVIADPEQCPGEVEGEIKYYRLHGSPEIYKSNYEDDNLNNLYEEMNHATTDVWCIFDNTTFGYATNNAVTIRDMGGNYERYQRNHDGRSEYLHTIN, encoded by the coding sequence ATGATTTATACTGGAACCGCTGCCTGGAGTATTCCAAAGATAGCAGCAGAACATTTTCCGATTGAGGGAAGCCAGCTCGAGCGATATTCACTACGTTTGAATGCGGTGGAGATTAACTCGTCTTTTTATAAAGATCATAAGGCCAAATCTTATAAAAGATGGGCAGACTCAACTCCGGATAATTTTAGATTTAGTGTAAAGTTGCATAAACGATTCACGCACGAGTGCAATTTAGAAATTGAAGAAGTGGACCTGATGGAAAACTTAAAAGACATTTCAGCGCTTGGAGAGAAGTGGGGCGTATTGTTATTGCAGTTTCCAAAAAGTCAGGATTTTGATCTTGATCATATGAAAATATTTTATCGAACGATTCGAAAAGTTTTTAAAGGTCCGGTTGCCCTCGAAGCAAGAAACCTGAGCTGGATGTCAGCAGAGTCCGTCAGTTTAATGAAGCAGTATCATATTTCGAAAGTTATAGCTGACCCTGAACAATGTCCGGGAGAAGTTGAAGGCGAGATTAAGTACTACCGGCTTCATGGCAGCCCGGAAATTTATAAAAGCAATTATGAGGATGATAATTTAAACAATCTTTATGAAGAAATGAATCATGCTACCACTGATGTCTGGTGCATCTTTGACAATACTACTTTTGGTTACGCAACCAATAATGCAGTCACTATAAGAGACATGGGAGGAAACTATGAGCGATATCAGAGAAATCATGACGGCAGATCCGAATATTTGCACACCATTAACTAG
- a CDS encoding CBS domain-containing protein has protein sequence MSDIREIMTADPNICTPLTSIENIEKLMADTNSREIVVVDTIEEKHVVGMINKSDIDAMAEAREVKHESLNAEQCMRPIIFQVRETTPIEECDRILKANKIDHLVIVDEEGHLCGLYNPAGLLPIEQ, from the coding sequence ATGAGCGATATCAGAGAAATCATGACGGCAGATCCGAATATTTGCACACCATTAACTAGTATTGAAAATATTGAAAAGCTAATGGCCGACACAAATTCAAGAGAAATTGTAGTGGTCGATACGATTGAGGAAAAACATGTCGTTGGAATGATCAATAAAAGTGATATCGATGCAATGGCGGAGGCCCGGGAAGTTAAGCATGAAAGCTTAAATGCTGAGCAATGTATGCGACCAATTATCTTTCAAGTTCGTGAGACGACTCCTATTGAGGAATGTGACCGGATTTTAAAAGCGAATAAGATTGATCACCTGGTCATTGTGGATGAAGAAGGGCATTTATGTGGTCTATATAATCCAGCAGGACTACTTCCTATAGAACAATAG